The following are encoded in a window of Mycobacterium sp. ELW1 genomic DNA:
- a CDS encoding ABC transporter ATP-binding protein gives MLLALLRHYVRPYRWLVAAVMALQTVSTLASLYLPTVNAAIIDDGVAKGDTGLITELGLVMLAVTGLQVVCAVVAVYFGSRTGMGFGRDLRSAMFHHVTTFSERETARFGAPSLLTRTTNDVQQIQVLIQMTTTTLVTAPIMCVGGIIMAIHQDAGLSWLLVVSVPVLALSNFWIVSRMLPIFRSMQRLIDGINRVMREQLSGIRVIRAFAREPFERDRFAVANAAVSNTALAAGRWQALMLPVTTLTINISSVALIWFGGLRIDSGHMQVGSLIAFLSYFMQILMAVLMATLILVMLPRASVCAERITEVLDTQPAISSPSSPQLPDGGIRGAVVLDNATFCYPGAERPVLEDVSLTARPGTTTAIVGSTGSGKSTLISLICRLYDVTDGAIRVDGIDVRDYDPEHLWAALGLVPQRGYLFSGTVADNLALGAAPGQVVGDDEMWWALRVAAADDFVRAHPDGLGMRVAQGGINFSGGQRQRLAIARAVIRRPAIYLFDDAFSALDVHTDARVRAALREESADATVIIVSQRISTVMHADTIVVMDGGRVVGTGTHDTLLAGCETYAQFADSQSVDVRVGGGR, from the coding sequence ATGCTCCTGGCGCTGCTGAGACACTATGTCCGGCCGTACCGGTGGCTGGTCGCGGCCGTGATGGCGCTGCAGACCGTCAGCACCCTGGCCTCCTTGTATCTACCGACCGTCAACGCCGCGATCATCGATGACGGCGTGGCCAAGGGCGACACCGGACTGATCACCGAACTCGGACTGGTCATGCTGGCCGTCACCGGACTTCAGGTGGTGTGCGCGGTGGTCGCGGTGTACTTCGGTTCCCGCACCGGCATGGGGTTCGGCCGTGACCTGCGCTCGGCGATGTTCCACCACGTCACCACATTCTCCGAGCGGGAGACCGCGAGGTTCGGGGCACCGTCGCTGCTGACCCGGACGACCAACGACGTTCAGCAGATCCAGGTGCTGATCCAGATGACCACGACGACCCTGGTGACAGCGCCGATCATGTGCGTCGGCGGCATCATCATGGCGATCCACCAGGACGCCGGGCTCTCATGGCTTCTGGTGGTCAGCGTTCCGGTGTTGGCGCTGTCCAACTTCTGGATCGTGTCGCGGATGCTGCCGATCTTCCGCAGCATGCAGCGGCTCATCGACGGCATCAACCGGGTGATGCGCGAACAGCTCTCGGGCATCCGGGTGATCCGGGCATTCGCCCGCGAACCGTTCGAGCGCGACCGGTTCGCAGTCGCCAACGCCGCCGTGTCCAATACAGCGCTGGCCGCCGGGCGGTGGCAGGCCCTGATGCTGCCGGTGACCACCTTGACCATCAACATCTCCAGCGTCGCCCTGATCTGGTTCGGCGGCCTTCGCATCGACTCCGGCCACATGCAGGTGGGGTCACTGATCGCGTTCCTGTCGTACTTCATGCAGATCCTGATGGCGGTTCTGATGGCTACGCTCATTCTGGTGATGCTGCCCCGGGCCTCGGTCTGCGCGGAACGGATCACCGAGGTGCTCGACACCCAGCCGGCGATCAGCAGTCCCTCCTCGCCGCAACTCCCGGACGGCGGTATCCGCGGTGCGGTCGTACTCGACAACGCGACATTCTGCTACCCGGGTGCGGAGCGCCCAGTGCTGGAAGACGTTTCGCTGACCGCGCGGCCCGGCACGACGACGGCGATCGTCGGCAGCACCGGGTCCGGGAAGTCGACGCTGATATCCCTGATCTGCCGTCTCTACGACGTCACCGACGGCGCGATCCGGGTCGACGGCATCGACGTACGTGATTACGACCCCGAGCACCTCTGGGCCGCCCTGGGTCTGGTCCCGCAGCGGGGATATCTGTTCTCCGGCACCGTCGCCGACAATCTGGCGCTCGGTGCGGCCCCCGGACAGGTGGTGGGCGACGACGAGATGTGGTGGGCGCTGCGGGTTGCCGCCGCCGACGACTTCGTCCGCGCCCATCCCGACGGTCTCGGGATGAGGGTCGCCCAGGGGGGAATCAATTTCTCCGGCGGGCAGCGCCAGCGACTGGCGATCGCGCGCGCGGTGATCCGGCGTCCGGCGATCTACCTGTTCGACGACGCGTTCTCCGCGCTCGACGTCCACACCGACGCCAGGGTGCGGGCGGCGCTTCGTGAAGAATCCGCTGATGCCACGGTGATCATTGTCTCCCAGCGCATTTCGACCGTCATGCACGCCGACACGATCGTCGTGATGGATGGCGGCCGGGTGGTCGGCACCGGAACTCACGACACGCTGCTGGCAGGCTGCGAGACCTATGCGCAGTTCGCCGATTCCCAGTCGGTCGACGTACGCGTCGGGGGTGGCCGATGA
- a CDS encoding DUF3558 domain-containing protein, which yields MTATRKLALAAGVVAIAASIGACSDSGSGPGQPQGSQAPAPQSANAKHGPMFPECGGITDQTMAEQTRVTGLVNTAKNSVGCQWLAGGGILGPHFSFTWYRGSPIGRERKTEELSRTSVEDINIEGHSGFIAVGTDPTLGDNLCEIGIQFNDDFIEWSVSFAEKPFPPACDVAKELTRQSIVNSK from the coding sequence ATGACAGCGACGCGCAAACTCGCGTTGGCTGCCGGGGTCGTAGCCATCGCAGCCTCTATCGGCGCATGCTCGGACTCGGGCAGCGGCCCCGGTCAGCCACAGGGTTCGCAGGCCCCCGCGCCGCAGTCGGCCAACGCCAAACATGGTCCGATGTTCCCCGAATGCGGTGGCATCACCGACCAGACGATGGCCGAGCAGACGCGGGTGACCGGCCTGGTGAACACGGCGAAGAACTCCGTCGGCTGTCAGTGGCTGGCGGGCGGCGGGATCCTGGGCCCGCACTTCTCCTTCACCTGGTATCGGGGCAGCCCGATCGGGCGGGAACGCAAGACCGAAGAGCTGTCGCGCACCAGCGTCGAGGACATCAACATCGAGGGCCACAGCGGCTTCATCGCCGTCGGTACCGATCCGACTCTGGGGGACAACCTGTGCGAGATCGGCATCCAGTTCAACGACGACTTCATCGAATGGTCGGTCAGCTTCGCCGAGAAGCCCTTCCCGCCGGCCTGCGATGTGGCCAAGGAATTGACCCGCCAATCGATCGTGAATTCCAAGTGA